TCAACAGTATAGCTGCTGTACGTGTCTAAAAACCAAAGCAAAGCACAGTTGGCAAGATAATGTGGCATTACAGTATACAGTGAAGTGACTTCAGCTGTGACCCAAGAAAAATGCAGTTGGCAAACTATTTTGCTGAGCACATGCAGGACATGTTTAGTGTCCTGGATGTACCCAGGAATAGCTGATATAAGTGGCTGAAGGAGACTATCAACCCAAAGGCATAAATTCTCTTTCAATGAGCCAATTCCAGCAATAATGGGGCGAAAAGGTGGAGGGAAGCCGGACTTATGGATTTTGGGGAAGGAATGAAAAATAGCCATTGCCGGGTGGTTAACTTTGGCTTCCCTTTGGGACATGATACCCAGTCTTACGGCTTCCTTGACTAATCCCAGTGGTGCATTTTCATTGCGCATCATGTCATAAAGGAGATGTATCTTCCCTTATTGTACAAGGCATAGAAAGGGTTAATTGCTCTTCCAGGGGTGGAGACCATTTGAAACAACTCGGGAATAGAGAGGCTTTCTGGATGTTTCTACTTGGCACCTGTGCAGCTAATGTGTTAAACTGCCGACTAGATCCCATCCTTTTCTattaagattgttttctcttagggcctgttcacatcaccgttcgctttcagtTCCGGGgtaccgtcggaggtttccgtcgggtgaaccccgcaacggaaagtgaaagtgaaaccacagcttccgtttcagtaaccattgatatcaatggtgacggaaacatcggtaatggtttccgttcgtcaccatgccAGCAGATTTTcggttttccaacggaatcaatagcggagtcgactgaacTCCTGaacagaaagcgaacggtgatgtgaacaggcccttacatagtCCCTCACATTTATTGTTAGTCCCCTATGAAATTTGTAACATTgatatgtgtctttttctctAATTAACTGCTTTTAGCACACACCTGATTTTAGAACATGTGATTAGTGCTCTGTTCGTGATtggctgcatatatatatatatagcttcctGTGTGATTTTGTTTGCTATGCTATGACTTAGGGCCACTTGGGCCTGAAACCGGTCAGCTTCTGTTCTATGTGTAGTCCCTGATTTTATGGAACCTCAATAAAAGCCACATTTTTGTTCAAGATATTGATGCTGGAACCTTCTTGCCTTTTTTgctacaatttggtgcagtccTACACCCTCCACGCATCTACTTGGTTGGTGAGCTGGATAAAAATGAACTGTttctgcatgtcacttcttgagctgtttttggagccgtttttcatggactcaatagaaaaacagctccaaaaacggcagtaaaaaacgctgcaaaaaacgctagtttcttaaaaaaccagctccgtattttcagccgtattttgttatgcgtgtgaacataaccctacAGACATCAGGACATCAGTGTGATACCCTAATGGAGTTATACTACTGATTGTAAATGCCAGACATcaactgtatttattttttaaagcttCCCTGGTAACgtccatattggagacacacacttccttccttccttccttactgtattgtctgtatagaccatGCAGCAGGATGTGTGGGCTTTATGGGAGCTGCAATAGATGGAAGTTAGTTGACATAAATATAATATACCATTGCTGTGTCCAGGAGGTAATGGAGTGCTGTTTTCCCCACCAAGTCTATGGCATAATAgaggagctgcatacagagcttCAGGGGGCACATTCCATatatgcaacctgtgcagctgtacATGATCTTAGTAGGTAAGGGGGGCACTTTAAAAGCAGCTTCCTACATCTATCACATTGCATGTAAGGCCTGACCTAATGACAAAAGCTTGCAGTTATCTGTGAATTGTTAGAGATATTAGGGGCTGCAACTATTAGAGTAAAGGTGACCCACATACTCTTCTTGCACAGGGGCgctctgctgtctgtgtccaaAATGGTAAAGCCttttatgtgtgtatagtgttgctgttctgccttatctaggcctcagCAGTACATTAAACCCCACTCTCTAATGGTATAAGAGATAACTCTGCTGACTCTGCCCCAgtctacacaacaaagctcacaaGTGACCTGCAAGCAACTAGATATGTCAGATTATAGTGTCTGCTCTAGTGGCCATTGTAAAacagcaatatttaaaaaaaaaatcatacagtcacttaaaaatgaaaaataaaacattaaactgacaagACTCGCAAAATTCCTGGAATAAAtatttgttttattataaaaCTAATTTAATGATAAATCTGTAAACTACAATATTTTTGTGagatctgaataataccacatgcAGACGGGTGCATTACTTCTATATTTAATCTTCAAATATCCTTCATAAGGCACATATATCAGTCTAGGGGACCCTACTCTTCACCTACGTTTGCCTCTGATTACATATGATTGTTTCATTAGATGCCGTTTTTCCATGGTACTGTATTCTCTCCTAGAGGAGTTTCTTCTAGGTTACAATACTGTATCACCGTAAAACAGTGTCAAACAGCTACACAAGGAGTACCTGCAGCTTAATGTACAGTGTAGGATATAATGGTAtactcttttttttaattatgcccCAACATAAATTAgattaataactttttttaaatttttagaaTCCAAAATCTGACTGGGTAGAAATTTACCATTTGTTTATGGACCAGTAATTTCTATATTGATGCCCACGACTATAGGCGTTATAATGGGGCATAATCGTTTTCTTATTGTGCCCCAACATAAATGAGCTGaataaagttttgttttgttttttattgacgCACCGGACTGAAGGAGTTAACATTGATATGGAAAACTGTGTAGTTATACAACATTTGCATTCAGCTCTAACGTAAACGCAGTAATTCATTGCTAACCAAATAATCATTTATTAGAATTTTTGTATAAACACAAAGATTATTGCTgccaatttttttatttgcatCGCACCAAAACATTCCTATCCAATAGACGTAGACTAGAGCATTACAGCAGATAGCAAATTGCCTGACATGTTTAAGTCATTCAATGTTTTCGAGTATTGAGGAGTGAGGAACATCTAACATCAAGATGTCACGAACAGGATCAATTGTAGTCCACATTATAATGTTAGTGGAGAATTTTTGTGGTTTGGCAGTCAATGGATTCATCACAGTGACCACGCTGATGGACTCGTGTGGTAGCAGGAAGCTGAAACCATTTGATAAGATATTCTTTATTCTGGGTATCACTCGATTATTCTTCACGTGTTTCTTAATCTTCAATATTATGAACCAAGCCTTCAGTCTGAATATTTATCACATCAATGTTCCCAGCTGGATGCTCAATACCGTCTATTTATTCCTTGGCTTTTTCAGTCTTTGGTTCTCTAAGTGGCTTTGTGTTCTATACTACGTAAAGGTCACCATCTTCAAAAAGTACTCTTCTCATTCGTATTAAATTAAGCATTACAGAACTTGTACCGTGAATGATTCTATCAACAATATTCATATCTTTTATTTCTGGATATATTTTTGCGTACAGCTTTGAAGGAACCTTAGATATCATTATTCCCCCAAGAAACATGGAAATTAATGCAAGCCTGGATACACAATTATTGTACTTGCTGCCATCCTACTTCTTTGGGCATTTTTTGCCTTTAATATTGTGATTCATCTTCCTTCTTGGTTGAACTTACTTTTGTTCACATAAGAAGTATATGTAGCAATATTACAAGCTTCACCACCCCCAGCGTGGACGCTCACCTCTCCGCTATTCGCTCGGTGATCATAATTGAGGTCATGACTTTCATTAAGTTTATTGTCACCATTCTGCTTTGCTTTGACTTCTATGACGTGTGTAATAAAAGAGTACTGCTTATATTTGCCGTTTATTACCCTATACTCCACTCAGTGGCGCTCATTGCAGGAAATGCGAAGCTGAAGAAGGCAGCACTTAGAATACTTCACTATTTTAAGAAATGCGGCACAGAAATTCTTGTTCCAAACCTTAAGTGGCTGTTCCTGTAGATACCATCACCAAGCAACCCACCATGTTCTATCGgatctgaaaaaataaataaatgtcttgTGTTGTTTTCAAAAGTATAGGATAGACTTGatattattatgtgttttttttataattattattattattattattattattattattattgttattattattatttctggtgaaatctgtattttttttaaagacaccTTAGGCAAAACTTTAATATAGAAAAGATGCAAGTCTAAGAGCCCTTTACCCATTAAGGACTACTTCACACACACTTTTCTTCCAGCGCTTTAAGACTAATGTAAACATTACTTactttttggtggcattttttattttgtgttattttgtacatcggttttacctgctgtttttaaagttttatatagaagtctatagtaaaaaatgcctgaaaaaaatgtTCATCCGGTACTTTATGGTTAACTAGAACTTCTTGAACAGAATATCTATCTAAGAGCTTCCCACATGTCTGGATACGCTGTGGTGCCTATGTTTAAAAGGTCAGGTATGAGCTCTATCGGTAAACAAGGTGAAGGTGAGGGCATGAGGGAGGGGTGTAGGGACTGCCAGACCTCACACATTCCTTTCGTCAGGGCATCAAAAGAGAGTTTCCGAAAAAAATTTGGTTCGGGTCTCCAGAGAGTCTTATAGAACAATGTATCCCACAAGGTCTTCGTAACAAGGGTAATGTTTTGGTCTCTGGAAGGCTTAACCAGGTCCATCCATCTATTGAGTTGGATATCTTTATAGTATAAATGCATGTCTGGCAATCCAACACGTCCAGCTACTTTTTTAGTTGTCAAGAGCGAGTGAAAAAGTCTTTGTCTCTTATGAGTCCAAAGAAATTTAGGGAATATCCCTCGTAATGATTTGAAGAAAGCTTCTGGAAGACCTATAGGGACCATTTCGGCACATACAAGATCTTGGGCACAATGTAAGTTTTTAAAAAGCTATTTCTGCCTAACCATGATAGAAGGGCAACATTATACTCTTTAGTTAGCTTAGTCACTTCTGCGAGAAGAGGGGGGTAGTTTAAAAGGAATAAATCAGAGCACTTACTCGATAAACAAATTCCTAAATATTTAATGAAGCTTTTGGACCAGAGAAAATGGGATGTTGATTGCATAGTTAACATGTCAGCTTGTGAGAGAGTTATATTTAACACTTCAGACTTATTAAAATTTACTTTAAAGTTAGAGATGCTCCTATATTGATTCAATATATTCGTGAGTTTGGGTATGCCAACCTGGGGGTTAGTGACTAAGAATAAGAGGTCGTCAGCAAAAGCTGTGACCTGTAATTGTGCTGAGCCAAACTCCATGCCTCTCACATCTGGTGCCTGCCTTACACATTGAAGAAGCGTCTCGACCACTAGAACAAACAAGGAAGGGGAAAGGGGGCAGCCTGTCGTGTCCCATTCGAGATCTCAAAAGCGGGAGATAGAGACCCGTTAACTTTCAATCTTGCATGTGGTTGTGTATCTAAGGTAAAAATCGTTTCTATAAAAATTGGCGGTAGTTTACATTTTTCCAAGGTGGCCTTCATGAAGGCCCAAACGACTCTATCGaaagccttttcggcgtctaTGCTGAGTAGAACAAAAGGTGTGTTCATCTTATGAGCTAAATGAATGGCCCTGAAAAGTTTAGCAGTGTTGTCTTTTCCCTCCCTTCCGACCACAAAGCCTGATTGTTCATTATGCACAAGAAGGGGCATTAAGGGTCTCAGCCTGGAGGCAAGGAGTTTGGGCCAGATTTTTTAATCGTTTTTTAATCGCCAGAGTTTAATAGTGAGATTGGTCTGTAACTTCCGCACAGTTGAGGCTCTTTCCCTTCTTTAGGTATAAGCACCACATGTGATTCTTATGTCTGTTTAAGAAACCTACCACCTTGTAATAAATTGTTACATAACTGCGTAAGGCGAGGAAGGAGGACATCTTGAAATTTCTTATAATAGATTAATGGAAATCCATCTGGACCTGGACTTTTTCCTAGCTATTATATTTTGCAATAGAATCTGAGTCTATGGAGGTGAGTTCAAGGGATGTACGGAAGGCTTCAGTCGTTTCCTTTTTACAAAAATTAGAGTCCGTAGGCTCAGAGTCTGTTAAATTATAAAGTCCGGAGTAAAATGTTTGGAATGTCTGTGCAATATCTTTGGTAGAAGAGAAAATATTACCTAGTTCATCCTAGAGCGATGCTATGTGAGAGCGCTCCCTAGTTTTTTTAATTAAGCGAGGCATACGTTTTCCACCCTTATTACCATGAGCATATATTCGGTGCTGGAAATAAAGATATGTTTTTGCGGCCTTAGTGTTCAGAAACCCTCTAAGAGATTCTCTCAATTTGGACAGCTCCTCCTGAGCGAAAAGGGATGCTGATCTTTTGTGAATACGTTCCATGGAAGCTATTTGTGCCAGCAAGGAATCAACTTCCCTTTGTTTGTCCTTCTTGATTTTGGAACCCAAAGCAATTAGAATACCTCTAATGTAGGATTTGTGCGTTTCCCATATCATAGGGTGGTTGCTATTATCTTGGGTGTTGATCTAATAAAAGGTTGAAAGGCTTTGTTTGATGTGGTCACATTCACCGTCTTTATCTAAAAGTGACTCATTTAACAGCCACCTCCACTCCCTAGGAGATAGCAATGACAGCGATACAGTGACTGAGGAGGGGGCATGGTCCAAAATCATTATATTCCCTATAGTTGGGTTTGTGGAGTAGGACAACAAGGGGGTAGAAACAAAAATGTAATCCAATCTCTGGTATGAAGCGTGGATTGGGGAATAAAAGGTGAAGTCTTTAATAGTAGGGAAATGAGATCTCCAGACATCGTGAAGTCCCAGATCATGGATTTTAGTGTGCAATTTGCTCAAAGCACGCTGTGAAATGCTTGATTTCTGAGAAGAGGAATCAAGAAAGGGATTTAAAACCACATTAAGGTCACCACCTAGGATAATTTGGCCTTCTGCAAAAAGTTTCAAATCGTCTAATATTTCCAGAAGCCAGGAAATCTGGTGGGTGTTTGGCGCATAAATATTTGCCAAAGTATAAGTAGCGGAAGCCATATTTCCTTTCAGAAAAAAGGACCCTACCCTCTGCATCAGTGTGTCGCTGTCTCAGTCGGAAAGGTATATATTCATGAATAATGGTAGCGACTCCCTTGGAGGCAGAGGTCAGGTGACAACTATGATACCAACTTGATGAGTGGTGTCTGGGGATCTGGGGAATTTTAGTAGCTTTAAAATGCGTTTCTTGTAGAAAGGTTATCTGCGCCTGCATTTTTTTATAAGTAGGAAAACGTGGTGTGACGACAGTGACATCTGCCATTAGTACAATTGGACATAGAGTGAGGTGTATAGGTGGAGGCCCACTTGTCAAGAAGGCAGTCAGTTAGAATAGGGGGGCAGGGTTTGATTGTGAAGGGAGAAGGGGAGAGGGTGAACACAAAGGGTAAGGAGCTCCAGACTAGTGCCCGAAAAAATCAAGTATGTTTAAAAGACTAGTAACGACTATTGCTCTGCTGTTCGTCAGCCCCTATGAAGAGGCACTGGGGAGGTGGTAAAATGTGGCAGTCAACAACATATTACAGTGCTACTAGACAACCAGAACATTGTGTTGTAAACCAGAGCTATAACATCTATATTATCTACAGCATATAGATACATTACAGCATAGGTACAGAGGTTAAACAAAACCTAAAAGAGGAAATCACTTgtaaataataaagtattaaacgaTCAAACGGGCAGTGAGACAGAATTACGAGGAATCTCTGTAGAGAAGCCCAAAGGACACCTGAATCAGTAGTTATATATGTTAAACAACAGTAGCATGAAGACAAGGAGAAAATAGCTATCAGCGTCAATGCTTATGGGTAACAGAGGAGACATATTCAATAACATATGGGAACTAAGGAGCCATAAAACTAACGTCTCAGGAAAAAGCAGTCGTCACAAAGTGTTTCCCTGAGGTCTTGGAACAATGAGGACAATAAAGAAGAATGTATAGAATATTTCAGAGTCTCTCAGGGAACCCCTGGCTGAATGTTCGCCTGCGTCTTCTTCACCTTCAGGGATCTAAATTTCATCACAGGTTGCCAAGGTAAAGC
This genomic stretch from Rhinoderma darwinii isolate aRhiDar2 chromosome 4, aRhiDar2.hap1, whole genome shotgun sequence harbors:
- the LOC142759639 gene encoding LOW QUALITY PROTEIN: taste receptor type 2 member 39-like (The sequence of the model RefSeq protein was modified relative to this genomic sequence to represent the inferred CDS: deleted 1 base in 1 codon), with translation MSRTGSIVVHIIMLVENFCGLAVNGFITVTTLMDSCGSRKLKPFDKIFFILGITRLFFTCFLIFNIMNQAFSLNIYHINVPSWMLNTVYLFLGFFSLWFSKWLCVLYYVKVTSSKSTLLIRIKLSITELVPFEGTLDIIIPPRNMEINASLDTQLLSICSNITSFTTPSVDAHLSAIRSVIIIEVMTFIKFIVTILLCFDFYDVCNKRVLLIFAVYYPILHSVALIAGNAKLKKAALRILHYFKKCGTEILVPNLKWLFL